Proteins found in one Nostoc sp. NIES-3756 genomic segment:
- a CDS encoding NAD(P)/FAD-dependent oxidoreductase, whose product MKEILYLEVPITDMASVCSWLQTEFDPGNWEKILTPDGCRLKISSKYTASRAKITENLPKEFSIFVWSVQRTTYLKVFRWAEQPLPQEKEVLQSLTRQIRQRFPHHYPEPPAIDLSQQSIFAALAPYYPLTVKYFQKMPNGEYDLNRAYWWEQRWREGVRNPQQPRQVVFSQGVRVGEDEEVGGVGGDKNTYPSSPSSPSSFSSATYDLIYIGGALGAIHAAVMAKLGYKVLLVERLPFGRMNREWNISRDELQSLLNLGLVTAAELETVIVREYKDGFNKFFDGNNPVKLRSPVLHTPTVLNIALDSEKWLQMCGQKLLSAGGEIWDETEFIRTDVNDTQVVVTVKHLPTQQEKQVSGRLLVDAMGTASPIAWQLNGGRAFDSVCPTVGAVVDGGFEPGVWDSQYGDVLYSHGDISRGRQLIWELFPGAGEELTIYLFHYHEVKPENPGSLLEMYEDFFTILPEYRRCDMDKLVWKKPTFGYIPGHFSVSSSDRTIAFDRLIAIGDAASLQSPLVFTGFGSLVRNLERLTTLLDTALKHDLLKFSHLNLIRAYQSNVSITWLFSKGMMVPTGKFIPAQRINSMLNTFFGLLADEPPEVADNFIKDRCDWFTFNRLALKAARKNPALLWWIWELAGPRDLVRWVGNYFNFSRHALVNALLSAWFPRLLVQIKPWLEIHNPALWLRLLAINYAITTGRPRSRQQYAELNSEPVIHNPEGARG is encoded by the coding sequence ATGAAAGAAATTCTTTATTTAGAAGTGCCAATTACGGATATGGCATCTGTATGCAGTTGGTTGCAAACAGAGTTCGATCCAGGAAATTGGGAGAAAATACTGACCCCCGATGGCTGTCGCCTGAAAATATCTAGTAAATATACAGCAAGTAGGGCAAAAATTACCGAAAATCTACCGAAAGAATTTTCTATATTTGTGTGGTCAGTCCAAAGAACTACTTATCTTAAGGTTTTTCGTTGGGCAGAACAGCCATTGCCACAAGAAAAGGAAGTCTTACAAAGCTTAACTAGACAAATTCGCCAGCGTTTTCCCCATCACTACCCAGAACCGCCAGCTATTGATTTATCCCAGCAATCAATTTTTGCCGCTCTAGCCCCCTATTACCCTTTAACTGTTAAATATTTCCAAAAAATGCCTAATGGGGAATATGACCTCAACCGTGCTTACTGGTGGGAACAGCGATGGCGTGAGGGAGTGCGAAATCCGCAGCAGCCGCGTCAGGTGGTGTTTTCGCAAGGTGTAAGAGTAGGGGAAGATGAGGAAGTGGGGGGAGTAGGGGGAGATAAAAATACTTATCCCTCATCCCCCTCATCTCCCTCATCTTTCTCATCTGCCACCTATGACCTCATATACATCGGCGGCGCACTAGGGGCAATTCATGCGGCGGTGATGGCGAAGTTGGGGTATAAAGTGCTGCTAGTGGAACGCCTACCATTTGGGCGGATGAACCGGGAATGGAATATTTCTCGAGATGAATTGCAAAGTTTGCTGAACTTGGGTTTGGTGACAGCAGCCGAGTTAGAAACGGTGATTGTGCGGGAATATAAAGATGGATTTAATAAGTTTTTTGATGGGAATAACCCAGTAAAATTGCGATCGCCTGTTTTACACACGCCGACGGTGTTAAATATAGCGTTGGACTCGGAAAAATGGCTGCAAATGTGTGGGCAGAAGCTTCTGAGTGCAGGCGGGGAAATCTGGGATGAGACAGAATTTATTCGGACTGATGTTAATGATACACAAGTTGTTGTTACAGTCAAGCATTTACCCACGCAACAAGAAAAACAAGTAAGCGGACGACTGTTAGTAGATGCAATGGGAACTGCTTCTCCTATTGCTTGGCAATTAAATGGTGGTCGGGCTTTTGATAGTGTATGTCCTACAGTGGGGGCTGTGGTAGATGGAGGTTTTGAGCCAGGAGTTTGGGATTCTCAATATGGCGACGTACTGTATAGTCATGGTGATATCTCGCGCGGTAGGCAATTAATTTGGGAATTATTTCCTGGCGCTGGGGAAGAACTGACAATTTATTTGTTTCACTATCACGAAGTGAAACCCGAGAACCCTGGTTCTTTGCTGGAGATGTACGAGGACTTTTTCACAATATTGCCTGAGTACCGCCGTTGCGATATGGATAAGCTGGTGTGGAAAAAGCCGACCTTTGGGTATATCCCGGGGCATTTTAGTGTTAGTAGTAGCGATCGCACCATAGCTTTTGATAGATTAATTGCGATCGGTGATGCTGCATCACTACAATCACCTCTTGTATTTACTGGTTTCGGTTCCTTGGTGCGTAACTTAGAACGGCTAACAACCTTATTGGATACAGCCCTCAAGCACGATTTGTTAAAGTTCAGTCACTTGAATTTAATTCGAGCCTATCAAAGCAATGTATCGATAACTTGGCTGTTTTCTAAAGGGATGATGGTTCCCACAGGGAAATTCATCCCAGCCCAGCGTATCAACTCCATGCTGAATACCTTTTTTGGCTTACTTGCAGATGAACCCCCCGAAGTAGCCGATAATTTCATTAAAGATAGGTGCGACTGGTTCACCTTTAATCGTCTAGCACTGAAAGCAGCCAGGAAAAATCCTGCCTTGTTGTGGTGGATTTGGGAACTAGCAGGCCCCAGAGATTTGGTAAGGTGGGTAGGCAATTATTTTAACTTCAGTCGCCACGCCTTAGTTAACGCTTTACTGAGTGCATGGTTCCCACGCT
- the cimA gene encoding citramalate synthase — protein sequence MTKNPSPHIWLYDTTLRDGTQREGLSISIEDKLRIAHRLDQLGIPFIEGGWPGANPKDVQFFWQLQEDPLKQAEIVAFCSTRRPHTHAVDEPMLQDILTAGSRWVAIFGKSWDLHVTTGLKTTLDENLAMIRDTIEFFRSQGRRVIYDAEHWFDGYKHNRDYAMETLKTAMLAGAEWLVLCDTNGGTLPHEVSQVVQDVVAESREWAVGSSQNLTQLPITNYPSGFAVACGGKPSRSAVSPLPIPQIGIHTHNDSDTAVANALAAVMAGATMVQGTINGYGERCGNANLCSLIPNLQLKLGYSCIAEHQLAQLAEASRFVSEVVNLAPDEHAPFVGRSAFAHKGGIHVSAVERNPLTYEHIQPEQVGNRRRIVISEQSGISNVLAKAQTFGIELDKKTPQAKQILQRLKELESEGYQFEAAEASFALLMYEALGGRQQFFEVKGFQVHCDLVEGKETTNALATVKVAVNGKNILEAAEGNGPVAALDAALRKALVNFYPQIATFELTDYKVRILDGHTGTSAKTRALVESGSGHQRWTTVGVSPNILAASYQAVVEGLEYGLLLHAQAEAAVKG from the coding sequence ATGACCAAAAATCCCTCACCCCACATTTGGCTTTATGACACCACACTACGGGATGGCACTCAGCGCGAAGGGCTATCAATTTCCATAGAAGACAAGCTACGCATTGCTCACAGACTGGATCAATTAGGGATTCCTTTTATTGAAGGTGGATGGCCGGGGGCCAACCCTAAGGATGTTCAATTTTTCTGGCAACTTCAGGAAGATCCGCTCAAACAAGCAGAAATTGTTGCATTTTGTTCTACTCGCCGCCCCCATACCCATGCTGTCGATGAACCAATGTTACAAGATATCCTCACTGCGGGTTCTCGCTGGGTAGCTATTTTTGGCAAATCCTGGGATTTACACGTTACAACGGGCTTAAAAACAACTTTAGACGAAAATTTGGCGATGATCCGCGATACTATCGAGTTTTTTCGCTCACAAGGGCGGCGCGTGATCTACGATGCTGAACACTGGTTTGACGGCTACAAGCACAATCGAGACTATGCTATGGAGACTCTGAAAACAGCAATGTTAGCTGGTGCAGAATGGCTAGTTTTATGTGATACGAATGGCGGTACTTTGCCTCATGAAGTTAGTCAGGTTGTGCAAGATGTTGTAGCAGAGAGTAGGGAATGGGCAGTAGGGAGTAGTCAAAATTTAACCCAATTACCAATTACCAATTACCCCTCCGGGTTCGCAGTCGCCTGCGGAGGGAAACCCTCCCGCAGCGCTGTCTCACCATTACCAATACCCCAAATCGGTATTCATACTCATAATGATTCAGATACGGCAGTTGCCAATGCCTTAGCAGCAGTGATGGCGGGGGCGACGATGGTACAAGGGACTATCAATGGTTATGGCGAACGTTGTGGCAATGCTAATTTATGTTCATTAATTCCTAATTTACAGTTGAAGCTAGGTTATAGCTGTATCGCAGAACACCAGCTAGCGCAACTTGCTGAGGCTAGTCGTTTTGTGAGCGAAGTCGTTAACCTTGCCCCTGATGAACACGCTCCCTTTGTAGGACGTTCGGCTTTTGCTCACAAGGGTGGTATTCATGTTTCCGCCGTAGAACGGAATCCTCTTACCTACGAACATATTCAGCCAGAACAAGTAGGAAACCGTCGGCGGATTGTAATATCTGAGCAGTCTGGTATAAGTAATGTGTTAGCCAAAGCCCAAACTTTTGGCATTGAACTTGACAAAAAGACCCCCCAAGCCAAGCAAATTCTTCAGCGCCTCAAGGAGTTAGAAAGTGAAGGGTATCAATTTGAGGCAGCAGAGGCAAGTTTTGCATTGTTGATGTATGAAGCTTTGGGTGGAAGACAGCAGTTTTTTGAAGTGAAGGGCTTCCAAGTTCACTGTGACTTAGTTGAGGGCAAAGAAACGACAAATGCCTTGGCGACTGTGAAGGTAGCTGTCAACGGTAAGAATATCTTAGAAGCAGCAGAAGGAAATGGCCCCGTAGCTGCCTTGGATGCAGCCTTACGCAAGGCTTTAGTCAACTTCTATCCCCAAATAGCCACCTTTGAGTTAACAGATTACAAAGTGCGGATTTTGGATGGACACACAGGCACTTCCGCAAAAACCCGTGCCTTAGTCGAATCAGGAAGCGGTCATCAACGCTGGACAACTGTGGGCGTTTCGCCAAATATTTTGGCAGCTTCTTATCAAGCAGTCGTCGAGGGCTTGGAGTATGGTTTGTTGTTACACGCACAAGCGGAGGCGGCGGTGAAGGGGTGA
- a CDS encoding 2Fe-2S iron-sulfur cluster-binding protein — MPKVLAQGQTIECKNGENLRKVLLKSGIDLYNGGAKVINCRGIGSCGTCAVKIEGEVSVANWRDQKRRSLPPHSPTKDLRLACQTQVLGDMKVTKFDGFWGQGSQVVWQPEG; from the coding sequence ATGCCTAAGGTATTAGCTCAGGGTCAGACAATCGAGTGTAAAAACGGAGAAAATTTACGCAAAGTTCTGCTAAAAAGTGGTATCGACCTCTACAATGGCGGTGCTAAGGTAATAAACTGTCGGGGTATTGGTAGTTGTGGTACTTGTGCTGTCAAGATAGAGGGTGAAGTATCTGTAGCGAATTGGCGAGATCAAAAGCGGCGATCGCTTCCTCCTCATTCTCCTACAAAAGACTTGCGTTTAGCTTGCCAAACTCAAGTATTAGGTGATATGAAGGTGACAAAATTTGATGGATTTTGGGGTCAAGGTTCTCAGGTAGTGTGGCAACCAGAAGGTTAG
- the thiO gene encoding glycine oxidase ThiO, with protein MTRDIVIIGGGAIGLAIAVELKLRGAKVTVLCRDFQAAASSAAAGMLAPDAEQITDTAMKSLCWRSRSLYPEWTRKLEDLTGLNTGYWACSILAPVYQAPSSPSSPSSSSSPSYWLDKTAIHQYQPGLGTEVVGGWWYPEDAQVNNQALVRVLWAAAETLGVELKDGITVEGLLQQQGQVLGVQTNIGIIHAEHYVLATGAWANELLPIAVSPRKGQMLRVRVPDYVPELPLKRVLFGENIYIVPRKDRSIIIGATSEDVGFTPHNTPAGIQSLLQGAIRLYPQLQDYPIQEFWWGFRPATPDELPILGTSHCPNLTLATGHYRNGILLTPVTATLIADLIWEEKSDPLLSHFHYSRFQKPPSTPPMLTQYLVPTPHTPHPTPHSALPTLDSPLIIAGKSFQSRLMTGTGKYRSIEEMQQSVVASGCQIVTVAVRRVQTKAPGHEGLAEALDWSKIWMLPNTAGCQTAEEAIRVARLGREMAKLLGQEDNNFVKLEVIPDAKYLLPDPIGTLQAAEQLVKEGFAVLPYINADPMLAKRLEDVGCATVMPLASPIGSGQGLKTTANIQIIIENANIPVVVDAGIGAPSEASQAMELGADALLINSAIALAQNPAAMAQAMNLATVAGRLAYLAGRMPIRSHASASSPLTGTIS; from the coding sequence ATGACTAGGGACATTGTAATTATTGGTGGCGGCGCTATTGGATTGGCGATCGCCGTTGAATTGAAATTGCGCGGGGCAAAAGTCACCGTGCTTTGTCGTGACTTCCAAGCGGCTGCTTCTAGTGCCGCAGCTGGGATGTTAGCGCCGGATGCTGAACAAATCACAGATACGGCAATGAAGTCGCTTTGCTGGCGATCGCGTTCTTTATATCCAGAATGGACACGTAAACTAGAAGATTTGACAGGCTTAAACACTGGTTATTGGGCTTGTAGCATCCTTGCACCAGTTTATCAAGCTCCCTCATCCCCTTCATCCCCCTCATCTTCCTCATCCCCCTCATACTGGCTAGACAAAACAGCTATCCATCAATATCAACCGGGATTAGGTACAGAAGTGGTTGGTGGTTGGTGGTATCCAGAGGATGCCCAAGTTAATAACCAAGCGCTGGTGCGTGTGCTGTGGGCTGCGGCTGAAACCCTTGGTGTTGAACTCAAAGACGGAATTACAGTAGAAGGATTATTACAGCAGCAAGGACAGGTTTTAGGCGTACAAACCAATATTGGCATCATTCACGCTGAACACTATGTTTTAGCCACAGGTGCTTGGGCAAATGAATTATTACCCATAGCCGTAAGTCCACGCAAAGGGCAAATGTTGCGTGTAAGAGTGCCGGATTATGTTCCGGAATTGCCCTTAAAGCGGGTTTTGTTTGGCGAAAATATCTACATCGTACCCAGAAAAGACCGTTCTATCATCATTGGGGCTACTAGTGAGGATGTAGGCTTTACCCCCCACAACACCCCCGCAGGCATCCAAAGCTTACTTCAAGGCGCAATTCGTCTCTATCCTCAATTACAAGACTATCCCATTCAAGAGTTCTGGTGGGGATTCCGCCCCGCTACTCCAGACGAATTACCCATACTAGGAACTAGCCACTGTCCCAACTTAACCTTAGCCACAGGTCATTATCGCAATGGCATCTTACTCACACCAGTAACAGCCACACTCATAGCCGATTTAATCTGGGAAGAAAAATCTGACCCCCTACTATCTCACTTCCACTATTCACGCTTCCAAAAACCGCCATCTACCCCCCCCATGCTTACCCAGTACCTAGTTCCCACACCCCACACCCCACACCCCACACCCCACTCAGCACTCCCCACTCTCGACTCCCCCCTCATCATCGCCGGCAAATCCTTTCAATCCCGGTTGATGACTGGTACAGGCAAATACCGCAGTATTGAGGAAATGCAGCAAAGTGTTGTTGCTAGCGGTTGCCAAATCGTGACTGTAGCAGTACGGCGTGTCCAAACGAAAGCCCCAGGACACGAAGGTTTAGCCGAAGCCTTAGACTGGTCAAAAATTTGGATGTTACCCAACACTGCTGGCTGTCAAACCGCAGAGGAGGCGATTCGAGTCGCTCGTTTGGGTAGGGAAATGGCCAAGTTATTAGGTCAAGAAGATAATAACTTCGTCAAGCTAGAGGTCATCCCAGACGCGAAATATTTACTTCCCGATCCCATCGGCACATTACAAGCCGCCGAACAACTGGTGAAAGAAGGTTTTGCCGTATTACCCTATATCAATGCTGACCCCATGCTAGCCAAACGGTTGGAAGATGTAGGCTGTGCCACAGTCATGCCATTAGCATCACCCATCGGTTCAGGACAGGGGTTAAAAACCACTGCCAACATTCAAATCATTATCGAAAATGCCAACATCCCAGTAGTGGTAGATGCTGGTATTGGTGCGCCTTCAGAAGCTTCCCAGGCAATGGAATTAGGGGCAGATGCCTTATTAATTAATAGTGCGATCGCTCTTGCCCAAAACCCAGCCGCGATGGCTCAAGCCATGAATTTAGCCACCGTTGCCGGTCGTCTAGCCTACCTCGCCGGCAGAATGCCCATCCGCAGCCATGCTAGTGCCAGTTCACCCCTAACAGGAACGATTAGTTAG
- the psb34 gene encoding photosystem II assembly protein Psb34: MPYTNEEGGLLNNFAKEPKVYQAEPPTVGQKRNYVILGVAAIILVGGLIFVAFSVSNLS, encoded by the coding sequence ATGCCCTATACAAACGAAGAAGGCGGACTTCTAAACAACTTTGCTAAGGAGCCAAAAGTCTACCAAGCTGAACCTCCCACAGTAGGACAAAAGCGTAACTACGTGATTTTAGGAGTAGCCGCCATAATTTTGGTTGGCGGTTTAATTTTTGTCGCCTTCTCTGTTTCTAATCTCAGTTAA
- a CDS encoding tetratricopeptide repeat protein has translation MSVNDTGNPENSTWNKQVYHRLKLALSLGLRRQLFLAVCDDLHLRNQVAARLHSTLAYPVGQVLYQPSHGQEASTSAYPRLVTLRLNLNEPDPIAQINQWLTNYPPPIVGTSKDTPGRPLPIPTFQIVGVEQLTKQTVASQRLFLHYLRLSEQLFAAQESSRFLESSVLLWVSRPWLSAIQQSAPQFWRWRTGVFVFAGEPTPTTQNLGHPERLSNSRNVKLGNLEQSLLDDLGMEGEVRSSSTTELNFGDDLGLPTEIPGNYSQTKEETPLLVSESPTTQQKLQDNIVRFNTSNAQSLLSLSHVSQELTELVLATINTSISSDVEGDWQPQELLLEIEALHSQSASGEILAAAYHQLGNLYRLRIEQGQSTLENLMVAIIAYQESISYDENSSQLPDILNDLGTLYWMLYRTPPNVEEGQTYIEQGIEFYKLALKIISPETHPDTYARVQNNLGTAYGDLARFGSPAENWQQAVVAYSEALRHRTVESDPLKYAATQNNIGTAYWHLAQYNQPVVHLKKAIAAYKQALAHYNPQDEPLKYGMIQNNVGTAYWNLAQYEQPGENLQLAIEVYSEALKYRTAAVVPSACAATQNNLGTAYWHLANLPQTTKEVREKLLNLCISAYEEAIALAHSLGNVFLSFDLFATHNNLGLAHYQLVTDNSFTGDKNKRSHHLEAALDNHLQALNGLSKQPEAYQATFAYVVKTIRAFHNELGIQGQNLALSKVPGHLLPEILPKL, from the coding sequence ATGAGCGTGAATGACACTGGAAACCCTGAAAATTCTACTTGGAATAAGCAAGTATATCACCGTCTAAAACTTGCCCTCAGTCTTGGTTTACGACGACAACTTTTTTTAGCTGTTTGTGATGATTTACACCTAAGGAATCAAGTTGCAGCCCGGCTGCATTCTACTTTGGCTTATCCTGTAGGTCAGGTGCTGTATCAGCCATCACATGGACAGGAAGCAAGTACATCGGCTTATCCAAGACTAGTTACTTTACGACTGAACTTAAATGAACCAGATCCTATTGCGCAAATTAATCAGTGGTTGACTAATTATCCACCACCAATTGTGGGTACATCTAAGGATACGCCAGGAAGACCTCTACCAATCCCGACATTTCAAATTGTGGGTGTAGAACAACTCACAAAACAAACTGTGGCTAGTCAGCGTTTATTTCTCCACTACTTACGCTTAAGCGAACAATTATTTGCCGCGCAAGAGTCGAGTCGATTCCTCGAATCTAGTGTATTGTTATGGGTGTCTCGTCCTTGGTTATCGGCTATTCAGCAGTCAGCACCACAGTTTTGGCGTTGGCGGACTGGTGTGTTTGTATTTGCGGGAGAACCTACCCCAACAACACAAAATTTAGGTCATCCAGAGCGGTTATCAAATTCTCGAAATGTAAAATTAGGAAATCTTGAGCAGTCTTTACTAGACGACTTAGGTATGGAAGGTGAGGTTAGAAGCTCATCTACTACAGAATTAAACTTTGGGGATGACTTAGGTTTACCAACAGAAATACCAGGGAATTATTCTCAAACAAAAGAGGAAACTCCACTGTTAGTCTCAGAATCACCCACAACCCAGCAAAAATTACAAGATAATATTGTTAGATTTAATACATCTAACGCTCAATCTTTATTATCATTGTCTCATGTTAGCCAGGAATTGACAGAGTTGGTGCTGGCAACAATTAATACGAGTATATCCTCAGATGTAGAGGGTGACTGGCAACCCCAAGAGCTGCTGTTAGAGATTGAAGCATTGCATTCGCAATCAGCTTCTGGAGAAATATTGGCGGCTGCTTATCATCAGTTAGGAAACTTGTATCGCCTGCGAATTGAGCAGGGACAGTCAACTTTAGAAAATCTGATGGTAGCAATTATTGCCTATCAAGAGTCTATTAGCTATGACGAAAATTCGTCACAACTGCCGGATATTTTGAATGATTTAGGCACTCTGTATTGGATGCTGTATCGTACACCACCCAACGTAGAGGAGGGACAAACTTATATTGAGCAGGGTATAGAGTTTTATAAGTTAGCTTTAAAGATAATTTCCCCAGAAACACACCCTGATACTTACGCACGGGTGCAAAATAATTTAGGCACTGCTTACGGAGACTTGGCGCGGTTTGGGAGTCCGGCTGAAAATTGGCAACAGGCTGTTGTCGCCTATAGCGAAGCTTTACGCCACCGGACTGTGGAATCAGATCCTTTGAAGTATGCTGCAACTCAGAATAATATTGGTACTGCTTACTGGCATTTAGCTCAGTATAATCAACCAGTAGTGCATTTGAAGAAAGCGATCGCTGCCTACAAACAAGCACTAGCTCATTACAACCCCCAAGATGAACCCCTGAAATATGGGATGATTCAAAACAATGTCGGCACTGCCTATTGGAATTTGGCACAGTACGAACAACCAGGGGAAAATCTTCAGTTAGCGATTGAGGTTTACAGTGAAGCTTTGAAATACCGCACTGCTGCGGTGGTTCCCAGTGCTTGTGCTGCAACTCAAAATAATTTAGGTACGGCTTACTGGCATTTAGCGAACTTACCGCAAACGACTAAAGAGGTGCGGGAGAAATTGCTCAATTTATGTATTAGCGCTTATGAAGAAGCGATCGCCTTAGCCCATTCATTAGGTAATGTATTTTTAAGCTTTGATTTGTTTGCTACACACAATAATTTGGGATTAGCCCATTATCAGTTAGTAACTGATAATTCTTTTACTGGAGATAAAAACAAGCGATCGCACCACTTAGAAGCCGCATTAGATAATCATTTGCAAGCCCTAAATGGTTTAAGTAAACAACCAGAGGCTTATCAAGCAACCTTTGCTTACGTTGTGAAAACAATTCGTGCTTTTCACAATGAATTGGGTATTCAAGGGCAGAATTTGGCTTTATCTAAGGTTCCTGGTCATTTGTTACCGGAAATCCTACCCAAGTTGTAA
- a CDS encoding serine/threonine protein kinase, translating to MIGKLLDHRYQVIRVLATGGFGQTYIAEDTRRPGNPTCVVKHLQPATSDPRVFETAKRLFHSEAETLEKLGHHDQIPRLLAYFDENQEFYLVQEFIDGHTLTEELIPGNRWTESQVIHLLQEVLSILEFVHNQGVIHRDIKPDNIIRRTTDNKLVLVDFGAVKQLRTQMVTVGGQSAATVVIGTPGYMATEQGQGKPRANSDIYALGIIAIQALTGISPTELQEDPQTGELIWRHLVNVNERLAAVLNKMVRYHFKDRYQTATEALQGLQNAINPVPVVVSSTSAKSFNHPTYQQAKPSSPVSRQQTVAVAPAHKVVSQPARQDSNKSDPLPLLIGIVLAGGAAALVANLYPNVKNFAANVFSNDDTSDKCLAVVAGNSNIRSEPSSINTDTVLQTVGVNTNYEVTGKRTKRGWVEIKLKSGRLAWAHSDVILNKAQWPACLRDREIAIKTVDDSTLIAARPKPQTKPRSETFINPAPEPDTQPTEQAQPPVDTGKIIAQARQKYDSGDLVGAIAMLRSIPANASAGIKETATMINQWQQDWQKADALFNDINKALEDGQWDKVLEYKNHPEKLPNIKYWRDKLEPVFKEAAENVAKQALPKTEIQEEQNQPQQETPNTEEPSADETPSSQELPQGGY from the coding sequence ATGATTGGCAAGCTATTAGATCACCGATACCAAGTAATTAGAGTCCTGGCTACGGGAGGATTCGGACAAACCTATATTGCCGAAGATACTCGACGGCCTGGCAATCCTACTTGTGTAGTCAAGCACCTCCAACCCGCCACTTCTGATCCCAGAGTTTTTGAAACAGCCAAACGCCTCTTTCACAGCGAAGCCGAAACTTTAGAAAAGTTGGGTCATCATGACCAAATACCCAGATTACTTGCATATTTCGACGAAAATCAAGAGTTTTACCTAGTACAAGAGTTTATTGACGGACATACCCTGACAGAAGAACTCATCCCTGGTAATCGTTGGACTGAAAGCCAGGTAATTCATTTATTACAAGAAGTATTAAGTATTTTAGAGTTTGTTCATAACCAAGGTGTGATTCACCGCGACATCAAACCAGATAACATTATCCGTCGTACTACTGACAATAAATTAGTTTTGGTAGACTTTGGGGCGGTGAAACAATTGCGTACCCAAATGGTGACAGTAGGTGGTCAATCGGCTGCTACGGTAGTGATTGGGACTCCTGGTTATATGGCTACAGAACAAGGACAAGGTAAACCCCGTGCTAATAGCGATATTTATGCTTTGGGAATTATCGCCATTCAAGCTTTAACAGGTATATCACCCACAGAGTTACAAGAAGACCCCCAGACAGGTGAACTCATTTGGCGGCATTTAGTAAATGTGAATGAGCGCCTAGCAGCAGTGTTAAATAAAATGGTGCGCTATCACTTTAAAGACCGTTACCAAACTGCCACGGAAGCATTACAAGGCTTACAAAATGCTATTAATCCCGTCCCTGTAGTTGTTTCATCCACATCCGCCAAATCTTTCAATCATCCCACCTATCAACAAGCTAAACCATCATCTCCTGTATCTCGTCAGCAAACTGTAGCCGTTGCACCAGCACACAAAGTTGTTAGTCAACCTGCACGCCAAGACTCTAATAAGTCTGATCCCTTACCCTTGTTAATAGGCATTGTATTAGCAGGTGGTGCTGCGGCTTTAGTGGCTAACTTATATCCTAATGTGAAAAATTTTGCTGCTAATGTGTTCAGTAATGATGACACAAGTGATAAATGCTTGGCTGTGGTAGCTGGTAATTCTAATATTCGTTCTGAACCTAGTTCAATTAATACTGATACTGTTTTACAAACAGTTGGTGTCAACACTAACTATGAGGTTACAGGTAAACGTACAAAACGAGGTTGGGTAGAAATAAAGCTTAAATCTGGTCGTTTGGCTTGGGCTCACTCAGATGTGATTTTGAATAAAGCACAGTGGCCAGCTTGCCTACGCGATCGCGAAATTGCTATTAAAACAGTAGATGATAGTACCCTAATTGCCGCCAGACCAAAACCCCAAACCAAACCACGGTCGGAAACCTTTATTAATCCAGCACCAGAACCAGATACTCAGCCAACCGAACAAGCACAACCCCCGGTAGACACTGGCAAAATTATCGCCCAAGCCAGGCAGAAGTATGATTCAGGGGATTTAGTGGGTGCGATCGCTATGTTAAGATCAATCCCAGCCAATGCTTCTGCTGGCATTAAAGAAACAGCCACCATGATTAACCAGTGGCAGCAAGATTGGCAAAAAGCTGATGCTTTATTTAATGACATCAACAAAGCTTTAGAAGATGGTCAATGGGATAAAGTTTTAGAATACAAAAACCATCCCGAAAAGTTACCTAACATTAAGTACTGGCGAGATAAGTTAGAACCTGTATTTAAAGAAGCCGCCGAAAATGTAGCCAAACAAGCACTCCCCAAAACAGAAATTCAAGAGGAGCAAAATCAGCCTCAACAAGAAACCCCAAATACTGAGGAACCATCTGCCGATGAGACACCTAGTTCTCAAGAACTTCCTCAGGGTGGGTATTAA